The DNA window AACGGGGTGGCGCGGGAAGGGCACGCGGATGTGGGGGCGTACCGCTTCGACGAGGGGGGAAACCCGGGGTGGACGATCACGGCGGGGTTCAAGGATCTCGTGGGGAGCGGCGGGAGCGGTGGGTCCGGGGATGGGGGGAGCGGCGGGACGGGAGATGGCGGTGGGGGCGAAGGCGGCGCGGGGCAGGGGGCTTCCGGCGGTGGCGGACCGGGAGGGGCGTCGGGCGGTGAGGGCGGTGGTGAGGACGGCGGCTGCGGCTGTCGGGTAGGGGGCGCGAGCGAGGGGACGGGGGGCTTCCTTCTCGCGGGTTTGCTGGGGATGGTGGCGGCGCGGTGGCGGCGACGCGTGGCGAGGCGGGATCGAGGCGGGATCGAGGCTGGCTGAGGTCGGTCGAGGCGGTGCGGCGCGCGAGAGGTGGATCTCGCGCGCTGGGTCGCTAGAGTGCGGCCATGCCCGCTGCTCTTCGCTCCGTGTACGTCGTCGATGCTGTCAGGACTCCGATCGGTCGCTACGCCGGCGGTCTCGCCACGGTGCGGCCGGACGATCTCGCCGCGCACGTGATCGATGCGCTGGTGAAGCGTCAGCCCGGTCTTTTGCCGCGGCTGGATCAGGTGGTGTTCGGGGCGACGAACCAGGCCGGTGAAGACAACCGGAACGTGGCGCGCATGGCGTTGCTGATCGCGGGGCTGCCGTTCGAGGTGCCCGCGGTGACGGTGAACCGGCTCTGTGGGTCGGGGCTGGAGGCGGTGGCCGACGCGGCGCGGATGATCGCGGTGGGCGAGGCGGAGTGCGCGATCGCGGGCGGCGTGGAGAGCATGACGCGTGCGCCGTTCTCGATGCCGAAGACGGCGGAGAAGTTCGATCGGACGCCGCCGCCGGTGTACGACACGACGCTGGGCTGGCGGTATCCGAACCCGCGGATGAGCGCGCGCTTCGAGCTGCAGTCGATGGGGGAGACGGCCGAGAATGTGGCGAAGAAGTACGGCGTGAGCCGCGAGGATCAGGACAAGTTCGCGCTGGGGTCGCACCAGCGTGCGGCGGCGGCGTGGGAGGCGGGGGAGTTCGCCAGCGAGGTGGCGAAGGTGGAGGTGCCGCAGCGGAAGGGGGCGCCGGTGGTGGTGGAGCGCGACGAGTCGATCCGGCCGGATGCGTCGCTGGAGGCGCTCGCGAAGCTGAAGCCGGTGTTCCGCGAGGGCGGGACGGTGACGGCGGGCAACTCGTCGCCGATCAACGACGGGGCTTCTGGGCTGCTCCTGGCGTCGGAGGAGGTGGTGAAGGCCGCGGGGGTGACACCGCTGGCGAGGCTGGTGAGCACGGCGACGGCCGGCGTGGAGCCGAACCTGATGGGGGAGGGGCCGATCCCGGCGGTGAAGAAGCTGCTCCAGCGGGAAGGGCTGCGGGTGCCGAACCTGGACCTGGTGGAGCTGAACGAGGCGTTCGCGGCGCAGGCGCTGGCGTGCCTGCGGGCGCTGGAGCTGGATCCGGCACGGGTGAACGTCCGGGGTGGCGGAATCGCGCTTGGACATCCGATCGGGAGCTCGGGGGCACGGATCGCCTGCACGCTGGTCCACGCGATGCGGGATCGAGGGGCGCGTCTCGGGGTGGCGGCGCTCTGCATCGGGGTCGGGCAGGGGATCGCGACGCTGTTCGAGCGAGCCTGAAGCGCTGGCTGCGGGGCGGCGTGATGTGTGGCGGCACGATGTGCGGCGGCGTGATGTGCGGCGGTGCGATGCGCTGCGGCGAGAGATGAGCTAAGAGCACCCGCTCATTTCCCTCAAAGGAGAAGCTCATGGAATTTCCCCCGATCAACGTGCCCGGCAACGGGCAGCTTCACGCGCGCCTCAGGACTTCGCTCGGTGACATCGTGGTCGCTCTGGAGGAGCACCGCGTGCCGGAGACGGTGAAGAACTTCGTCGGGCTCGCGACGGGGGCGATCCCCTGGAAGGATCCGGTGTCGGGCGAGAGCATGAGCGGGACGCCGCTCTATGACGGGGTGCGGTTCCATCGGGTGATCCCGAACTTCATGATCCAGTGCGGCGACCCCTTCACGCGCTACCCGGAGATGGCAGCGAACTGGGGCCGAGGGAACCCGGGGTACAAGTTCTCGGACGAGTTCCACCCCGAGCTGCGTCACAAGGGGCCGGGCGTGCTGTCGATGGCGAACTCGGGGCCGAACTCGAACGGGGCGCAGTGGTTCATCACCGAGAAGGCGACGCCGCACCTCGACAACAAGCACTCGGTGTTCGGGCACGTGGTGAGCGGGCTGGACGTGGTGAACAAGATCGCGACGACGCCGCGTGGGCCTGGTGACCGGCCCGAGACGGACGTGGTGCTGGAGCGGGTGGAGCTGTTCCGGCAGTAGCCGCGCTGGCGTGAGGGCGTCGCGATGCGCTCGCGGCGCCGCGCGCCCTCCGGCTACGTGGCGTCGGAGGGCGCTTCGTCGTTCGTCGGTGGGGTGATCGCTGCCACGATGGTCGGCAGCTCCTTGTCCAGATCGAGAGCGACCTTCTCCGCGAGGTGGGCGCGTTCCGCGGTGAGGGCCTCGTGCAAGGCGGCGCGCGCGCCGGGGTCGAGGTCACGCGCGTTCCACACGCGGTCGAGGGCCTCGTCGACGTCGTGCAGGTGCCCGAGGCGCTTCTGCAGCTTGGCGGCGGAGCTGGCGACCTGCTTGGCGGCAGGGCCGAGGACGGGCGCGAAGGCGTCGGCGGTGTAGCGCAGGCGCTTGAAACGGATGCGGAGCTCGTGCATCGCGATGGCGTCGGCGGTGTAGGCGCCAGAGAGGGCCTGCACCTTGTCGAGCGCCTCTTCGACGGCGCGTTGCGCGAGCTTGCGGGCGCCGAGGCGCTTGCGCTCGGGTCGGTCGAGGCGTCGCGTGAGCGCGTGGAGGTGGACCTCGAGGGGAAGGTGCTTGGCCTTCTTCTGCTTCTTCTTCTTGTTCTTCTTGCGGGAGGCGTCGGCGTCGCCGTGCGGCGTGGTGCCTTCGAGGCGGCGGATGACCTCTGCCCGCTGGGTGCGTTCGAGCGCGGCGCGGTGCTCGATCCAGAGGGTGGCCTGGGCGCGGGCGGCGCGGGGGAGGTTGAGGCGGTCGATCGTCTCGCGCAGCGCCTCTTCGTCGCGCAGGGCGCTGGTGGCGCGCGCGTCACGGCGCAGGGCCTCTTCGATGGGCTGGAGCCGCTTCCTGCCGAACACGCGCCGCGCGGGGCGGAGGAGGGTGCGCAGCTTGCGCAGGGCGACACGGAGATCGTGGACGGCCTCGGGGTCGAGGGAAGGGGCGCGGGTGGAGGCGCTCTCGTCGCTGGCCGGGTGGCCGCTCGAGGGAGGGTCCTTCGCGGCGTGGTCGCCGGAGGTCTGCGACTTCCAGGTGTCGTGCTCGGCGGCGTGGTCCTTCGCGGCGTGGTCCTTCGCGGCGTGGTCCTTCGCGGTGTGGTCCTTCGCGGTGTGGTCCTTCGCGGCGTGGGCCTCTTCGGCATCGTGGGTGGCGTGTCCGTCCGAGGCTGCGTCGGCTGCGGTCTCCTGGGACGGTTCCGGCGGGGCGTCTTCGGCCTCGCGGTTGGCGGCGTCCGAGGCGATCACCCGCGCCGTCGTGTCGCGCACGGTGTCGAGGAGGGGGCGCATGGCGGCGGCGAGGAAGGCGGCGGCGGTCTGTTTGCCGTCGCGGCTCGGCTCGTCGCCGTGGGTGGAAGAGGAGGG is part of the Chondromyces crocatus genome and encodes:
- a CDS encoding thiolase family protein, which codes for MPAALRSVYVVDAVRTPIGRYAGGLATVRPDDLAAHVIDALVKRQPGLLPRLDQVVFGATNQAGEDNRNVARMALLIAGLPFEVPAVTVNRLCGSGLEAVADAARMIAVGEAECAIAGGVESMTRAPFSMPKTAEKFDRTPPPVYDTTLGWRYPNPRMSARFELQSMGETAENVAKKYGVSREDQDKFALGSHQRAAAAWEAGEFASEVAKVEVPQRKGAPVVVERDESIRPDASLEALAKLKPVFREGGTVTAGNSSPINDGASGLLLASEEVVKAAGVTPLARLVSTATAGVEPNLMGEGPIPAVKKLLQREGLRVPNLDLVELNEAFAAQALACLRALELDPARVNVRGGGIALGHPIGSSGARIACTLVHAMRDRGARLGVAALCIGVGQGIATLFERA
- a CDS encoding peptidylprolyl isomerase; the encoded protein is MEFPPINVPGNGQLHARLRTSLGDIVVALEEHRVPETVKNFVGLATGAIPWKDPVSGESMSGTPLYDGVRFHRVIPNFMIQCGDPFTRYPEMAANWGRGNPGYKFSDEFHPELRHKGPGVLSMANSGPNSNGAQWFITEKATPHLDNKHSVFGHVVSGLDVVNKIATTPRGPGDRPETDVVLERVELFRQ
- a CDS encoding CHAD domain-containing protein, which gives rise to MSPKTHHEPSSSTHGDEPSRDGKQTAAAFLAAAMRPLLDTVRDTTARVIASDAANREAEDAPPEPSQETAADAASDGHATHDAEEAHAAKDHTAKDHTAKDHAAKDHAAKDHAAEHDTWKSQTSGDHAAKDPPSSGHPASDESASTRAPSLDPEAVHDLRVALRKLRTLLRPARRVFGRKRLQPIEEALRRDARATSALRDEEALRETIDRLNLPRAARAQATLWIEHRAALERTQRAEVIRRLEGTTPHGDADASRKKNKKKKQKKAKHLPLEVHLHALTRRLDRPERKRLGARKLAQRAVEEALDKVQALSGAYTADAIAMHELRIRFKRLRYTADAFAPVLGPAAKQVASSAAKLQKRLGHLHDVDEALDRVWNARDLDPGARAALHEALTAERAHLAEKVALDLDKELPTIVAAITPPTNDEAPSDAT